In Oryza sativa Japonica Group chromosome 11, ASM3414082v1, the following are encoded in one genomic region:
- the LOC4349952 gene encoding uncharacterized protein: MDHHRQMQDIQLARCSSQHHGSEAAVTARGDSAGGLEMCPALYLAASKGRAEEVMALLLQPRHGGVAQGHLDQVNGVLQRHGQCNISEVSAESNTVFHVAAEQGHDELIREVYLRFKESSLLSRRNSSQDTPLHCAARAGHAGAVTAIVQLLALDSILGCKNEAGDTALHLAARNGHGAAVEALVSAAAPELSSELNAAGVSPLYLAVMSKSVTAVKAIITTCSDASPVGPNKQNALHAAVFQISEMVDLVLKWKPALSGQCDVKGSSPLHLASSDGDRSIVSAIVRAAPPSTAFLKDSDGLSAIHVAARMGHHHVVEELISAWPDAAELRDGRGRTFLHAAAEKGHAPVISLAVKNPMLCGIVNAQDKDGNTALHLAVAAAASKGLAALLSAGDNVRVNIMNNDGYTPFDLAANSSSFLSMALRC; encoded by the exons ATGGATCATCATCGTCAGATGCAGGACATCCAGCTCGCGCGCTGTTCTTCGCAGCACCatggctcggaggcggcggtgacggcgagaGGTGATTCTGCAGGTGGCTTGGAGATGTGCCCGGCTCTGTATCTCGCTGCCTCCAAAGGGCGAGCCGAGGAGGTCATGGCGCTCCTTCTTCAGCCACGGCATGGTGGTGTTGCGCAGGGACATCTTGATCAAGTCAATG GTGTTCTACAGCGGCATGGCCAGTGCAACATATCAGAGGTGAGCGCGGAGAGTAACACCGTGTTTCACGTGGCTGCGGAGCAAGGACACGACGAGCTGATCCGGGAGGTGTACCTCAGGTTCAAGGAGAGcagcctcctctctcgccgGAACTCGTCGCAGGACACGCCGCTGCACTGCGCGGCGAGAGCCGGACACGCCGGGGCCGTCACGGCCATCGTCCAGCTGCTGGCCCTGGACAGCATCCTGGGATGCAAGAACGAGGCCGGAGATACGGCCCTTCACCTGGCGGCGAGGaacggccatggcgcggcggtaGAGGCCCttgtctcggcggcggcgccggagctgtCCTCCGAGCTGAATGCCGCCGGCGTGTCGCCGCTGTACTTGGCGGTGATGAGTAAGTCGGTTACAGCCGTGAAAGCGATCATTACCACGTGCAGCGATGCATCGCCCGTTGGGCCGAACAAGCAGAATGCTCTGCACGCTGCCGTCTTCCAGATCTCAG AAATGGTCGACCTGGTATTGAAATGGAAGCCAGCTCTGTCTGGACAATGCGACGTCAAAGGCAGCAGCCCGCTCCATCTCGCGTCGTCCGACGGCGACCGCTCCATCGTAAGCGCGATcgtgcgcgccgcgccgccgtccacggCGTTCCTGAAGGACTCGGACGGCCTCTCGGCCATCCATGTCGCCGCGCGGATGGGCCACCACCATGTCGTCGAGGAGCTGATATCTGCCTGGCCcgacgccgccgagctccgcgaCGGCCGCGGCAGGACGTTCCTCCACGCCGCGGCCGAGAAAGGGCACGCGCCGGTCATCTCGCTCGCCGTCAAGAACCCGATGCTTTGCGGCATCGTGAACGCGCAGGACAAGGATGGCAACACGGCGCTCCACCTCGCGGTGGCTGCAGCCGCGTCCAAGGGACTAGCCGCACTACTTTCCGCCGGAGACAACGTACGAGTCAACATCATGAACAACGATGGGTACACACCGTTTGATCTCGCTGCCAACTCGTCTAGCTTCCTCTCCATG GCACTTCGCTGTTGA